A genome region from Chengkuizengella sp. SCS-71B includes the following:
- a CDS encoding fibronectin type III domain-containing protein produces the protein MSTSTSSGHFIDFSSEKETLTNGSRPDSSLITLDFYDNNYVRITLDYEIDRSHYRRIISYDFTPPYTSDDYVDSVEINAYDRDGTKTTTYQSETDYTTERNYSGDVNHLPPNCVRVSCVVVLVDPGSTYNFSNTYRGVWQLVSEIKQVSPPTNLRVTENTGNTISLAWDQPIELLDFAGYKVRYGSKTYTTSVNSATFTVLEGETYTFNVIAYDIYDEESTGVEIIVTALVEPPSKPESLSIVGFSENTVDIIWSSSTDNVGVVGYRIYLDDVLITTVTITNYNFTGLEGGTLYSLSVSAIDAAGNESEKNSIQGKTFFKHSNLTLPNENPYLKEVIDFIREKVNQFRTRNGLDPINWTDTTIIKKSTPIKATQWNEIEDSILDVYTQLDIELNNKEAKQQFEETIIAKDQSYPLQLLPRRIENIIKALQNS, from the coding sequence ATGTCAACAAGCACTTCTTCAGGTCATTTTATAGACTTTAGTAGCGAAAAGGAAACGTTAACCAATGGATCAAGACCAGATTCATCATTGATTACTTTAGACTTTTACGATAATAATTACGTAAGAATTACACTGGATTATGAAATAGACAGATCCCATTATAGACGAATCATATCATATGATTTCACTCCACCTTACACAAGTGATGATTATGTAGATTCCGTAGAAATTAATGCTTATGATCGTGATGGTACTAAAACAACAACTTATCAGAGTGAAACTGATTATACCACCGAAAGAAATTATAGTGGTGACGTAAATCATTTACCTCCTAATTGTGTCCGAGTAAGTTGTGTAGTCGTTTTAGTCGATCCAGGAAGCACGTATAATTTTTCTAACACTTACAGAGGGGTTTGGCAACTAGTTTCTGAAATCAAGCAAGTCTCTCCACCTACTAATCTTAGAGTGACTGAAAATACAGGGAATACGATTTCTTTAGCATGGGATCAACCAATAGAACTATTAGATTTTGCTGGATATAAGGTGAGGTATGGTTCAAAAACGTATACCACAAGTGTTAATAGTGCAACATTTACTGTGCTTGAAGGTGAAACTTATACCTTTAATGTAATAGCGTATGACATTTACGATGAAGAATCTACAGGTGTAGAAATTATCGTTACAGCATTAGTTGAGCCTCCAAGTAAACCAGAAAGCTTATCTATTGTAGGGTTTTCAGAAAATACAGTAGATATAATTTGGAGTTCTTCCACAGATAATGTTGGTGTTGTAGGTTATAGGATTTATTTAGATGACGTGCTAATCACAACTGTGACGATAACAAATTATAATTTTACTGGGTTAGAGGGAGGTACTTTGTATTCACTCTCTGTAAGTGCTATAGACGCAGCAGGGAATGAATCTGAAAAGAATAGCATTCAAGGTAAAACATTTTTTAAACATTCGAATTTAACTTTACCTAACGAGAATCCATATTTGAAAGAAGTTATTGATTTTATACGAGAAAAGGTAAATCAGTTTAGGACCAGAAATGGTCTTGATCCAATTAACTGGACAGACACAACGATTATTAAAAAATCAACTCCAATTAAGGCTACTCAATGGAATGAGATAGAAGATTCTATTTTAGATGTCTACACACAGTTAGATATAGAACTAAACAATAAAGAAGCAAAACAACAGTTTGAAGAAACCATAATCGCCAAAGATCAAAGCTATCCTTTACAACTACTACCAAGGCGAATTGAGAACATCATAAAAGCACTACAAAACAGTTAG
- a CDS encoding phage tail protein has protein sequence MASVKTNKGREKLAKAHAGNISLPKVTKIVFGTGGTDGNGTPKSLTGNESALFNQVISKNVTKSFPDNYTARYSVSINADADNLIGKNINEAGLIDADNHLVAMKTFTNKGLDTGTTIEFDYDAEF, from the coding sequence ATGGCAAGTGTAAAAACAAACAAAGGCAGAGAGAAATTAGCAAAAGCTCATGCCGGAAATATCTCATTACCCAAAGTGACAAAAATCGTTTTCGGTACAGGAGGTACAGATGGGAATGGTACGCCAAAATCGTTAACAGGGAATGAAAGTGCACTATTTAATCAGGTGATTTCTAAAAATGTAACGAAAAGTTTTCCTGACAACTACACCGCTAGATATTCTGTAAGTATAAATGCAGATGCTGACAATTTAATAGGTAAAAACATTAACGAAGCTGGTTTAATCGACGCAGACAACCATTTAGTCGCCATGAAAACCTTTACAAATAAAGGGTTAGACACTGGTACAACCATCGAATTTGATTACGATGCAGAATTTTAA
- a CDS encoding putative phage tail protein produces the protein MNKIEEEILQTSDSGKRIIQYVSPILQNSLFVQRVFEKIGTEFDQLHEWAADIQLQLFPQTATWALSYWEEAYGLPVNELKDDEFRRNRILSTIQAKTQQPLTRERFKTIISSAAGDLPVEIISHFDEAGQELTDYTFKVLIKALEQDSIDNELVKFVKQVIYEMKPAHLSYEFFLRVLLTLEMDVSHATKMVLLQQIATEISYSYAKQETIRFKAGFIGPGTYPFTPNADGRYLDGSWGLDGSFFSDGENPEGMKHYVSQSEKFYTHIKLLVFTAVYLDYESYTLLKTQVKTLFDFSYSNSSHMHVKAGLVGAGAFPFAESNGLYLDGSSVMDGSFMLDGKNPLGINHYMKQSDKLSMRTYVQNNLFNEEVV, from the coding sequence ATGAATAAAATAGAAGAAGAAATTTTACAAACGAGTGACAGTGGAAAAAGAATAATTCAATACGTTTCTCCGATTTTGCAAAACAGTCTGTTTGTACAAAGAGTATTTGAGAAAATAGGGACGGAGTTTGATCAGCTTCACGAATGGGCAGCAGATATACAGCTGCAGTTATTCCCGCAAACTGCAACTTGGGCGTTGTCTTATTGGGAGGAAGCTTATGGTCTCCCTGTGAATGAATTGAAAGATGATGAATTCCGAAGAAATCGAATTTTATCTACGATTCAAGCGAAAACCCAACAGCCGCTTACACGTGAACGTTTTAAAACAATCATTTCAAGTGCTGCAGGGGACTTACCTGTAGAGATCATCAGTCATTTTGATGAAGCAGGACAGGAACTAACAGATTACACATTTAAAGTGCTCATCAAAGCACTGGAGCAGGATTCTATTGACAATGAACTTGTGAAGTTTGTCAAACAAGTTATATATGAGATGAAACCGGCACATTTGTCTTATGAATTCTTTTTACGAGTATTGCTTACATTAGAGATGGACGTATCTCATGCGACTAAAATGGTTCTGCTTCAGCAAATAGCTACGGAAATCAGCTATAGCTATGCTAAACAAGAAACAATTCGTTTCAAGGCCGGTTTTATTGGACCAGGAACTTATCCTTTTACCCCTAATGCAGATGGAAGATATTTAGATGGATCTTGGGGCTTGGATGGTTCTTTTTTTAGTGATGGGGAAAATCCAGAGGGTATGAAGCATTACGTCTCTCAATCTGAGAAATTTTACACCCATATAAAGCTTTTAGTATTCACCGCGGTCTATCTTGATTATGAAAGCTATACATTGCTCAAAACACAAGTGAAAACGTTATTTGATTTCTCTTATTCTAACTCCAGTCACATGCATGTAAAAGCAGGCTTGGTGGGTGCAGGTGCATTTCCATTCGCTGAATCTAACGGTTTGTACTTAGATGGTTCCTCCGTTATGGATGGCAGTTTTATGTTAGACGGGAAAAATCCACTTGGAATAAATCATTATATGAAACAATCTGACAAACTTAGCATGAGAACGTACGTTCAAAATAATTTATTTAATGAAGAGGTGGTTTAA
- a CDS encoding baseplate J/gp47 family protein, producing MSIELPDFLQDQTEENIHQRMLEQVPTSIDTSEGELYYTLTRPTAIEKAEMIEMQFKGMLEMAFPQFASSTYLDYHAEMKGVKRKQALKATGMICFKGAAGTFIPAGTVAATASDGHVSSIEFVTTEEATVPDTGEVEVQIEAIEAGTIGNVVIGAIQILSSSVNGIVHVENREQTSGGTEAENDESLRLRILEENKNQSYVGNMNDYLRWAQEVDGVGQVFIFPELDGPGTVEIVVLDANGNPGNEALIQDVQEKINENAGIGVKAIVKSPTEYPVHLSFTLTLYAGTNETEVKENIIQNIRTVISNIEIGGSIIHSKIGAAISFTAGVLDYSNLLINGSENNIALPDSNVAVLGDVSMNE from the coding sequence ATGAGTATAGAACTTCCAGATTTTTTACAAGACCAAACTGAAGAGAACATTCATCAAAGAATGTTAGAGCAGGTTCCCACCTCAATCGACACTTCAGAAGGAGAATTATATTACACTTTAACAAGGCCAACTGCCATTGAAAAAGCCGAAATGATCGAAATGCAGTTTAAAGGGATGTTGGAAATGGCGTTTCCTCAATTCGCTTCAAGTACCTATTTGGATTACCATGCTGAGATGAAAGGGGTCAAACGCAAACAAGCTCTGAAAGCCACTGGAATGATTTGTTTTAAAGGGGCAGCAGGTACATTTATTCCGGCAGGAACTGTTGCTGCTACCGCTTCAGATGGACACGTTTCCTCTATTGAATTTGTGACAACCGAGGAAGCCACTGTACCAGACACAGGAGAAGTAGAGGTTCAGATTGAAGCCATTGAAGCAGGCACGATTGGTAATGTCGTTATTGGTGCAATTCAAATTCTGTCTTCTTCCGTAAACGGCATCGTGCATGTGGAAAATCGGGAGCAGACCTCTGGGGGTACAGAGGCGGAAAATGATGAAAGTCTTCGCTTGCGTATTTTAGAAGAAAATAAAAATCAATCGTACGTAGGCAACATGAACGACTATCTCCGTTGGGCACAAGAAGTGGATGGAGTAGGGCAAGTATTTATTTTTCCTGAATTAGACGGTCCAGGCACCGTTGAGATTGTCGTATTAGACGCAAATGGAAATCCTGGTAATGAAGCTTTAATCCAAGATGTACAGGAGAAGATTAATGAAAATGCGGGGATCGGTGTCAAAGCCATTGTGAAATCTCCTACAGAATATCCAGTGCATTTGTCTTTTACATTAACGTTATATGCAGGAACCAATGAGACAGAAGTAAAGGAAAACATCATCCAAAACATTAGAACCGTCATCTCAAACATTGAAATTGGAGGCAGCATCATTCATTCCAAAATAGGGGCAGCGATTTCTTTTACAGCAGGTGTATTAGATTATAGCAATTTGCTCATCAATGGCAGTGAAAATAACATTGCACTTCCTGATTCCAACGTCGCTGTATTAGGAGATGTGAGTATGAATGAATAA
- a CDS encoding DUF2634 domain-containing protein — translation MASLFPESIPFEEQQITEQESERSKKTWAFDFEKGDFVRTPDGKTPFIEGIDAYKQWVMFILSTPRYRHLAYPRDYGHEFDDLIYRNLPREANESELKRIITETLMVNPQTKEVGDFSFSWEGDTVGYQFTVRTIWGEEQLEGRLIA, via the coding sequence ATGGCGAGTTTATTTCCAGAATCCATCCCATTTGAAGAACAACAAATTACAGAACAAGAAAGCGAACGATCCAAGAAAACTTGGGCTTTCGATTTTGAAAAAGGGGATTTTGTGAGAACACCAGATGGCAAAACTCCTTTTATAGAAGGCATTGACGCTTATAAACAATGGGTCATGTTTATTTTGTCTACACCACGTTATCGACATTTAGCTTATCCTCGTGATTATGGGCATGAATTTGATGATTTAATTTACCGCAATCTTCCTAGAGAAGCCAATGAAAGTGAGTTGAAAAGAATCATTACAGAAACGTTAATGGTTAATCCACAAACGAAAGAAGTTGGCGATTTTTCATTTTCATGGGAAGGAGATACAGTCGGTTATCAATTTACTGTTCGAACAATTTGGGGAGAAGAACAACTTGAAGGGAGGTTGATCGCATGA